From a region of the Lactuca sativa cultivar Salinas chromosome 4, Lsat_Salinas_v11, whole genome shotgun sequence genome:
- the LOC111913174 gene encoding glucan endo-1,3-beta-glucosidase 14, with translation MAILKEKHTKSQATSLPPSPIPTYLLPNSSSNLSFIDMASTRKSFIFIFTALINLVISQAFTGTYGVNYGRIADNIPQPESVVTLMKASKIMNTRIFDADHEVLKAFKGSGIEIMIGLGNEFLTDISINEDRAMNWVKENVEPFVPGTRIVGIAVGNEILGGGNQELWEVLLPAVKNVHNALVRLNLADKVKVSSPHSAAVFQISYPPSAGEFKESVLPYMKPLLDFFSQIKSPFYINTYPFLAYISDPEHIDLNYALFKKNPGVYDQKTKLHYDNMFEAQIDASYAALEKAGFEKMEVIVSETGWASHGDANEAAATLTNARTYNMNLRKRLLKKKGTPYRPKMVVKAYVFAMFNENLKPGPTSERNFGLFKADGSVSYSIGFTGLVASSATSVFSLKLMYAISAALVLIVSL, from the exons ATGGCAATCCTGAAGGAGAAGCATACCAAATCACAAGCTACTTCCCTACCTCCATCTCCTATTCCTACATATCTACTCCCTAACTCCTCCTCAAATCTTTCATTCATCGACATGGCATCAACTCGAAAAAGCTTCATCTTTATCTTTACGGCCTTGATTAACC TTGTGATATCACAAGCATTCACGGGTACATATGGAGTGAATTATGGGAGGATAGCTGACAACATTCCACAACCGGAAAGCGTGGTGACTCTTATGAAAGCATCCAAGATCATGAACACGCGAATCTTTGATGCTGACCACGAGGTTCTCAAAGCATTTAAGGGGTCCGGCATCGAGATAATGATTGGGCTCGGGAACGAATTCTTAACAGACATAAGCATAAATGAAGATCGAGCAATGAATTGGGTGAAAGAAAACGTCGAGCCTTTCGTACCCGGGACCCGCATTGTCGGTATCGCAGTCGGAAACGAAATTTTAGGTGGCGGTAATCAAGAGCTTTGGGAGGTGTTACTTCCGGCCGTGAAAAATGTCCATAATGCCCTTGTCCGGCTTAATTTAGCAGACAAAGTGAAGGTCTCGAGCCCACACTCAGCTGCggttttccaaatctcatacccTCCATCGGCCGGCGAGTTTAAGGAGTCCGTACTTCCCTACATGAAACCGCTCCTAGATTTCTTCTCACAAATCAAGTCTCCGTTTTACATAAACACCTACCCTTTTCTTGCATACATTAGTGACCCTGAACATATTGATCTCAATTATGCCCTTTTTAAGAAGAATCCCGGGGTTTACGATCAGAAAACTAAACTGCATTACGATAATATGTTCGAGGCTCAAATTGATGCATCGTATGCTGCATTGGAGAAAGCCGGGTTTGAGAAGATGGAGGTGATAGTATCAGAAACGGGTTGGGCTTCACATGGTGACGCAAATGAAGCAGCGGCTACATTAACAAATGCAAGAACCTACAATATGAACTTGCGCAAAAGGCTGCTTAAAAAGAAGGGTACCCCTTACAGACCAAAAATGGTGGTGAAGGCATATGTTTTCGCCATGTTCAATGAGAACCTAAAGCCTGGGCCAACCTCGGAGAGAAATTTTGGCTTGTTTAAAGCAGATGGGAGTGTTTCTTACAGTATCGGGTTTACAGGACTCGTAGCTTCATCAGCAACATCTGTCTTTTCCTTGAAATTGATGTATGCCATATCTGCTGCTCTGGTGCTGATTGTATCTTTGTGA